Proteins from a genomic interval of Capsicum annuum cultivar UCD-10X-F1 chromosome 4, UCD10Xv1.1, whole genome shotgun sequence:
- the LOC107867392 gene encoding transcription factor bHLH143, protein MEKDFVSSFHHQYSDLQLAHLNFSYPQFDIGQQNSFPTYMIPQSNEVPTNGNSPFFTFSGLPESNASWPTEPCNWLYYSPQFYQGFNPVSTTLPKEKLAPRAPENLGGYKHPNGGTASAQKRFLVFDQSGDQTTLIYNSPNGTPVQCPASLNPRAPALYNSSKEDPEIKTNEASPFGHFFDKEYYEDNNKDDVESEMHEDTEELNALLYSDDDNDCSEDDEETSTGHSPSTMTARDLPELSDERGEEVASSVGSTKRHKLLDGSYDAPEIRDTATSTKAYTCSNLEDDAQSSCANGLEQDSGAPGSPSGKKRLRKDKIRETISILQEIIPRGKGKDSMVVLDEAIHYLRSLKVKAKSLGLDSL, encoded by the coding sequence ATGGAAAAGGACTTTGTATCTTCGTTTCATCACCAGTATTCAGATCTGCAGTTAGCCcatttgaatttttcttatcCACAATTTGATATAGGGCAGCAGAATTCTTTTCCTACTTACATGATTCCTCAGTCAAATGAGGTTCCTACGAATGGGAATTCTCCATTTTTCACATTTTCAGGCCTGCCAGAGTCGAATGCAAGCTGGCCAACAGAACCTTGCAATTGGTTATATTATTCGCCTCAGTTTTATCAGGGTTTTAATCCTGTTTCGACCACTTTACCCAAAGAGAAGCTTGCTCCCCGAGCACCTGAAAATCTGGGAGGTTACAAACATCCTAATGGAGGCACTGCATCTGCTCAGAAGAGATTCCTTGTGTTTGATCAATCTGGTGATCAGACAACTTTGATCTATAATTCTCCTAATGGTACTCCTGTACAATGCCCCGCTTCTTTGAATCCAAGAGCCCCTGCTCTTTATAATTCGAGTAAGGAAGATCCAGAGATCAAAACAAATGAAGCTTCTCCATTCGGGCATTTCTTCGACAAGGAATATTATGAAGACAACAACAAAGATGATGTCGAAAGTGAAATGCATGAGGATACTGAAGAACTGAACGCCCTACTCTACtctgatgatgataatgattgtTCTGAGGATGATGAAGAAACAAGCACTGGTCACTCGCCTAGTACTATGACCGCTCGTGATCTGCCAGAGTTGTCTGACGAAAGGGGTGAAGAAGTAGCTAGTTCTGTTGGGTCGACCAAACGGCATAAACTGCTAGATGGTAGCTACGACGCACCAGAAATAAGGGATACTGCAACCTCCACAAAAGCCTACACATGCTCCAACTTAGAGGATGATGCACAATCCAGTTGTGCCAATGGCCTTGAACAAGATTCAGGAGCACCAGGTTCTCCATCTGGGAAAAAGAGGCTAAGAAAGGATAAAATTCGCGAGACAATAAGCATTTTGCAGGAAATAATCCCCAGAGGGAAGGGAAAAGACTCGATGGTTGTTCTTGATGAAGCAATCCATTACTTGAGATCCCTGAAGGTGAAAGCCAAGTCTCTCGGACTTGATTCTCTTTGA